The Gordonia crocea genomic sequence GCGGCTCGATGAAGCCCGGCGCTTTCGCCCCGCGGGTCACCTGGTCGGGCCACACCGCCAAGGGCAAACCGGTCACCGGGCGCAAGTGCCGCATCGAGATCACCTTCCCCGGGCATCGCTGGCCGATGTACAAGTCGCGGAACTGCCAGGGTGCGGCCGCCTTCCCGAAGCGGGTCTACACGGTGCCCGGCCGGTATTCGATCACCGTCCAGGAACGCGTCTCCGGCCGGTACACGACAGTGCCGTTCATCGTCGCGGACTGATTCCGGCAACCGGGCGGAGAACCGATGGGTGTGGCGGGCCGACCGGCGAATTGGACCGCTTCGGCGGCGCGTCTATCCTGGTAGGCACTATGCCCACCGCACCGGTCGAGTCGATCTACCTCGATAACGCCGCCTCCATGGCCATGCGCCCGGAGGCGGTTGCCGCGATGGTGCCGTTGTTGTCGCAGGCCGGGAACCCGTCGTCGCTGCACGCGGCCGGCCGGGGGGCGCGCCGCCACCTCGAGGAGGCTCGCGAGTCGATCGCCGCCGACTTGGGCGCGCGGCCGTCGGAGGTGGTCTTCACCGCCGGTGGCACCGAGGCGGACAACCTCGCCGTCGTCGGGATTGCCGCCGCACGCCGCACGGCCGATCCGCGCCGCCGCCGCGTCGTCATCTCCGCCGTCGAGCATCACGCGGTTCTCGACCCGGCCCAGGCACTCGTCGACGACGGCTTCGAGCTCGTCATCATCGGCGTGGACGGGGACGGCGCGCTCGACCTCGACGCCCTGTGCGCCGAGGTGGCGCAGCACGCCGACGAGATCGCCGTCATCTCGGTGATGTGGGCGAACAACGAGGTCGGCACGGTCCAGCCGGTCATCGAGGTCGCCGCACTCGGACGCGAGAACGGGATTCCGGTGCATTCGGATGCCATTGCCGCGGCCGGGCACTTGGCGGTCGACTTCGGTGAGAGCGGACTGTCTGCGTTGTCGGTCGCCGGACACAAGTTCGGCGGCCCACAGGGAGTCGGCGCGCTGCTCCTCGGGCGCGACGTGGCGGTCACCCCGCTCGTGCGCGGCGGGGGACACGAGCGCGACCTGCGGTCGGGGACCCAGAATGTCGCCGGGGCCGTCGGCATGGCCGCGGGCCTGTCGGTGGCCACCGCCAATCTCGTCGACGAGGCGCGGGCGGTGACCGCGTTGCGGGACCGCCTGTTCGACCGCCTGCTCACGGTGAACGGGGCACAGGCCAACGGCGACCGGGAACACCGACTGCCCGGGAACGTCCACGTGTCTTTCGCCGGCTGCGAAGGCGACTCGCTGCTCATGCTCCTCGACGCCCAGCGTGTCGAGTGTTCGACCGGGTCGGCCTGTACCGCCGGCGTCGCGCAGGCCAGCCACGTGCTGCTCGCGATGGGTCTGCCGATGAGCACCGCGCGCGGATCGCTGCGCTTCAGCTTGTCGCACACCACGACCGAGGCGGAGGTGGACCGGGTCGGCGAGGTGATCGTCGACGCCGTCGACCGGGCCCGTGCGGCCGGTCTCGTCGCCCTGGCCGGAGGCCGCCGATGATCGCCGCCGGGGCCCGACGATGAGGGTGCTCGCCGCGATGAGTGGCGGCGTGGACTCAGCGGTGGCCGCGGCCCGCGCGGTCGAGGCCGGGCACGACGTCGTCGGCGTGCACCTGGCGCTGTCGGAGACGCCCGATGCGCTGCGCAGCGGATCGCGCGGCTGCTGCTCGCGCGAGGATGCCGACGATGCCCGACGCGCCGCCGACGTGTTGGGGATCCCGTTCTACGTGTGGGACTTCGCCGAGCGCTTCCGCGAGGACGTCATCGACGACTTCGTCGCCGCCTATGCCGCGGGCGAGACCCCCAACCCGTGCCTGTCCTGCAACGAGAAGATCAAGTTCGCCGCCCTCGCCGAGAAGGCGGCCGCCCTCGGGTTCGATGCGCTGGCCACCGGCCACTACGCGCGCCTGTCCGACGGGGAGCTGCGCCGCGCGGTCGACGAGGACAAGGACCAGTCCTACGTGTTGGCGGTGCTGACGGCCCAACAGTTGCGTCGGGCGATGTTCCCGGTCGGCGACACGGCCAAGCCGCAGATCCGCGAGGAAGCCGCCCGCCGCGGGCTCCTCGTCGCGGATAAGCCCGATTCCCACGACATCTGCTTCATCCCCACCGGTGACACCCGCGCCTTCCTCGGCGCGAAGATCGGCGTGCGCCCCGGCGCCGTCGTCGACGCCGATTCGGGGGAGAAACTCGCCGACCACGACGGCGTGCACGGCTTCACCATCGGCCAGCGCAAGGGGCTGGGCATCGATGCCCCCGCATCCGACGGCGCCCCCCGCTACGTCACCTCGATCGATGCGGCGACGGCGACGGTGACCGTCGGCCCGGCATCGGCGCTGGGCGTCTCGCGGATCACCGCCCGCCACGCGATCTGGACCAGCGGCACCGCGCCGGCGGGACCGGTCGAGTGCATGGTGCAGGTCCGCGCGCACGGCGGCCTGGCGCCGGTCGTGGCCACGCCGGTCGTCGTCGACGGGGAACCCGGCATCGAGATCGCGCTGCACGAGCCGTTGACCGGCGTCGCCAAGGGGCAGGCCGCGGTGCTGTACGCACCCGACGCCGTCCGCGGCGACCTGGTGCTCGGATCCGGGCGCATCGCCACCACCGCATGAGCCCGGCGAATCCGTTGACCGGCGGCATCGCCACCGGCATCGGATCGATGCCCGGCACCGACCCGTTGGTCGCGGCCCGTTCCGCATTCGACGAGGTCGCCCTGCCCTTCGTGCCCGAGCTACCCGCCCGGGGCGCGGGGTCCGACATGGTCGGGCGTGCCGCGGGGCTGCTCGTCGACAT encodes the following:
- the mnmA gene encoding tRNA 2-thiouridine(34) synthase MnmA gives rise to the protein MRVLAAMSGGVDSAVAAARAVEAGHDVVGVHLALSETPDALRSGSRGCCSREDADDARRAADVLGIPFYVWDFAERFREDVIDDFVAAYAAGETPNPCLSCNEKIKFAALAEKAAALGFDALATGHYARLSDGELRRAVDEDKDQSYVLAVLTAQQLRRAMFPVGDTAKPQIREEAARRGLLVADKPDSHDICFIPTGDTRAFLGAKIGVRPGAVVDADSGEKLADHDGVHGFTIGQRKGLGIDAPASDGAPRYVTSIDAATATVTVGPASALGVSRITARHAIWTSGTAPAGPVECMVQVRAHGGLAPVVATPVVVDGEPGIEIALHEPLTGVAKGQAAVLYAPDAVRGDLVLGSGRIATTA
- a CDS encoding cysteine desulfurase family protein, translating into MPTAPVESIYLDNAASMAMRPEAVAAMVPLLSQAGNPSSLHAAGRGARRHLEEARESIAADLGARPSEVVFTAGGTEADNLAVVGIAAARRTADPRRRRVVISAVEHHAVLDPAQALVDDGFELVIIGVDGDGALDLDALCAEVAQHADEIAVISVMWANNEVGTVQPVIEVAALGRENGIPVHSDAIAAAGHLAVDFGESGLSALSVAGHKFGGPQGVGALLLGRDVAVTPLVRGGGHERDLRSGTQNVAGAVGMAAGLSVATANLVDEARAVTALRDRLFDRLLTVNGAQANGDREHRLPGNVHVSFAGCEGDSLLMLLDAQRVECSTGSACTAGVAQASHVLLAMGLPMSTARGSLRFSLSHTTTEAEVDRVGEVIVDAVDRARAAGLVALAGGRR